A genomic stretch from Alosa sapidissima isolate fAloSap1 chromosome 3, fAloSap1.pri, whole genome shotgun sequence includes:
- the LOC121705894 gene encoding uncharacterized protein LOC121705894 isoform X1, giving the protein MPRRTTPLQDATNHILAGRDKNSMLEIKYINPVKGRGIFTLAVFNQGDFVVEYRGELIDAAEAEHRRKLYHNACSIFMFDFTWKRKTWCIDGALEDGSFGRLVNDEHKAPNCRMKLIEADGKPHLCLFALKEIMAGTEITYDYGGKEWPWRKETQLSGGSFPSGQHSVAELSDHAHDLEPNVFSTDLFRDTELRAECQSSTPTPDNPAHEVHCVRGQCGTSSAKEGIGEVGVQHQEVLSPVFSAELASETESRSGCQSSRAAPNDSACEVHCVRGQCGTSFAKEGIGEVGVQHQEVLSPVFSAELASETESRSGCQSSRAMPNDTACERNSGSFPSGQHSVAELSDHAHDLEPNVFSTDLFRDTELRAECQSSTPTPDNLAHEVHCVRGQCGTSSAKEGIGEVGVQHQEVLSPVFSAELASETESRSGCQSSRATPNDSACEVHCVRGQCGTSPIPSFTEEVGVQHQEVLSPVFSAELASETESRSGCQSSRAVPNDSACECTIHKLVFESLRIDKCWICHSPFTSIRWHGVRCKQCCGVWHKICLQKSSEDWDISDDDVSSGDEYIPESVSDSESSGTELSAELAEPSKKSHTNMPDLVTFAHPEPESSESVSDSESSGTELSVKLPEPSKKSHTNMPDLVTFAEPDPEPEPESTVDILGQSKSPTKSGKFLKSQVNYCFVCGKPQTKFARHLEKHVNENAEIAQALQFPKSSKDRRVLLEKFRNLGNFKHNSTVKTTGSGCLKVKRSSKQSSSPETYDYCLYCKGMLSRKELSRHMKRCALRPENNVEEGPEWTERVIGIASAQFTMSQPISSELWSVLGKMHKDDVSTAIRNDHYLMQFAQSLFNKHGSDRSKHEYIRQKVRELGRLLVTLRHTTRIHNMEEAIKPGNFFTLTGAVKRVSGFDHQHNTFKAPSLALKIGHSLRKISDLIMCRALMEEDQEGVDSIKRFHTLHETKWSELVSHSALSNLSEAKYNKSTRLPLAKDVQKLQLYLGQQVELAKEKLADNPTAGTYAALAKVTLCQVILFNRRREGEVARMTVNNFEDRDVSQLNDDISTGLTEVEKRLCKQFARVELRGKKGRKVAVILTPDMTANLSLLISKRKECGVTENNNYLFAIPCSDGHYRGQFGQFADACGAEDPQNLRSTNLRKQIATISQVMNLKDNELDQLADFLGHDIRVHREYYRLPQSTIQLAKISKLLMAMEKGSVKDIQGKSLDEIGDDIDKMDTGSQQLPNVSTLQDNEEMLTSGTFGSPHLSETAAQDDQGNSACVTSGSPHLPDSVTQGFCVSSRRCTKRPWSEEEIQAVMKHLRPFVENGVTATSGQCKEKEHPILETRSIQNIRDFVRNRGLAFKRHSNAKR; this is encoded by the exons ATGCCACGGAGAACTACTCCTCTTCAGGATGCCACTAATCACATCCTTGCAGGAAGAGACAAGAATTCAATGTTAGAGATCAAATATATTAATCCAGTTAAAG GTCGTGGTATCTTCACTTTAGCTGTTTTCAATCAAGGAGACTTTGTGGTGGAGTATAGAGGGGAGCTCATTGATGCAGCTGAAGCTGAACATAGACGTAAACTGTACCACAATGCATGTTCGATCTTCATGTTTGACTTCACATGGAAGCGGAAGACATGGTG TATTGATGGAGCACTTGAAGATGGGTCATTTGGACGACTGGTAAACGATGAGCACAAGGCACCAAATTGCAGAATGAAGTTGATCGAAGCAGATGggaagccacatctctgcctttttgCACTGAAGGAAATTATGGCTGGAACTGAAATCACTTATGACTATGGTGGGAAAGAATGGCCCTGGCGTAAAGAG ACACAACTCAGTGGTGGAAGTTTCCCTTCTGGCCAACACTCCGTTGCAGAGCTTAGTGACCACGCCCATGACTTGGAACCCAATGTTTTCTCTACAGACTTATTCAGAG ACACCGAATTGAGAGCAGAGTGTCAGTCATCCACTCCCACACCAGACAACCCTGCGCATGAG GTGCACTGTGTCAGAGGTCAGTGTGGCACTTCTTCTGCGAAAGAGGGGATTGGAGAAGTTGGTGTCCAGCACCAGGAGGTGTTATCCCCTGTGTTCTCAGCAGAGCTTGCCAGTG AGACTGAATCAAGATCAGGGTGTCAATCATCCAGAGCCGCGCCAAATGACTCTGCTTGTGAG GTGCACTGTGTCAGAGGTCAGTGTGGCACTTCTTTTGCGAAAGAGGGGATTGGAGAAGTTGGTGTCCAGCACCAGGAGGTGTTATCCCCTGTGTTCTCAGCAGAGCTTGCCAGTG AGACCGAATCAAGATCAGGGTGTCAATCATCCAGAGCTATGCCAAATGACACTGCTTGTGAG CGAAATAGTGGAAGCTTCCCTTCTGGCCAACACTCCGTTGCAGAGCTTAGTGACCACGCCCATGACTTGGAACCCAATGTTTTCTCTACAGACTTATTCAGAG ACACCGAATTGAGAGCAGAGTGTCAGTCATCCACTCCCACACCAGACAACCTTGCGCATGAG GTGCACTGTGTCAGAGGTCAGTGTGGCACTTCTTCTGCGAAAGAGGGGATTGGAGAAGTTGGTGTCCAGCACCAGGAGGTGTTATCCCCTGTGTTCTCAGCAGAGCTTGCCAGTG AGACTGAATCAAGATCAGGGTGTCAATCATCCAGAGCCACGCCAAATGACTCTGCTTGTGAG GTGCACTGTGTCAGAGGTCAGTGTGGCACTTCTCCAATCCCCTCTTTCACAGAAGAAGTTGGTGTCCAGCACCAGGAGGTGTTATCCCCTGTGTTCTCAGCAGAGCTTGCCAGTG AGACCGAATCAAGATCAGGGTGTCAATCATCCAGAGCTGTGCCAAATGACTCTGCTTGTGAG TGTACAATCCATAAGCTGGTTTTTGAATCGTTGAGAATTGACAAATGCTGGATATGCCATTCACCTTTCACATCTATCAGATGGCACGGTGTAAGATGCAAAC AATGCTGTGGTGTGTGGCACAAAATCTGCCTCCAGAAGTCCTCAGAAGACTGGGATATATCAGAT GATGATGTCTCATCTGGTGATGAGTACATCCCAGAGTCTGTATCGGATTCAGAAAGCTCAGGAACAGAGTTGAGTGCCGAGTTGGCTGAACCATCCAAGAAGTCCCATACCAATATGCCTGATTTAGTTACTTTTGCTCACCCAGAACCAGAAAGCTCAGAGTCTGTATCGGATTCAGAAAGCTCAGGAACAGAGTTGAGTGTCAAGTTGCCTGAACCATCCAAGAAGTCCCATACCAATATGCCTGATTTAGTTACTTTTGCTGAACCAGACCCCGAACCAGAACCAGAAAGCACTGTGGATATTCTTGGCCAAAGTAAATCCCCAACCAAATCAGGAAAATTCCTTAAAAGCCAAGTCAATTATTGTTTTGTATGTGGGAAACCTCAAACAAAATTTGCACGTCATCTCGAGAAGcatgtaaatgaaaatgctgAAATCGCACAGGCACTCCAGTTCCCCAAATCATCAAAGGACAGAAGGGTTCTTCTTGAGAAATTCCGAAACCTTGGCAACTTCAAGCATAACTCGACTGTTAAAACCACAGGGTCAGGCTGTCTTAAAGTGAAAAGGAGTTCCAAACAGAGTAGCAGCCCTGAGACATATGATTACTGCTTGTACTGTAAGGGTATGTTATCCAGAAAAGAACTTTCTCGACATATGAAAAGATGTGCTCTAAGACCCGAGAATAATGTTGAAGAGGGACCTGAGTGGACAGAGAGGGTCATTGGTATAGCATCTGCTCAATTTACAATGTCCCAGCCAATTTCAAGTGAACTTTGGTCAGTGCTGGGCAAAATGCACAAGGATGACGTGTCCACTGCAATAAGGAATGATCATTATCTCATGCAGTTTGCCCAGTCCCTCTTTAATAAGCATGGGAGTGACAGATCAAAGCATGAGTATATAAGACAGAAAGTAAGGGAACTTGGGAGATTACTTGTGACTTTGCGCCACACAACTAGAATCCATAACATGGAAGAGGCAATAAAACCAGGCAACTTCTTTACTCTTACTGGTGCTGTTAAGAGAGTTTCAGGTTTTGATcaccaacacaacacattcaaaGCCCCAAGTCTGGCTCTTAAAATTGGGCATTCTCTCAGAAAGATAAGTGACCTCATCATGTGTCGTGCCCTAATGGAAGAGGACCAAGAGGGGGTCGATTCCATCAAGAGGTTTCATACACTTCATGAAACAAAGTGGTCTGAATTAGTTTCCCATTCTGCCTTATCAAACCTGAGTGAGGCAAAATACAATAAGAGCACCAGGCTTCCACTGGCCAAAGACGTTCAGAAGCTGCAGTTATATCTTGGTCAGCAAGTGGAATTGGCTAAGGAGAAACTAGCCGATAACCCAACAGCAGGCACTTATGCAGCACTAGCAAAGGTGACCCTCTGTCAAGTCATTTTGTTTAATAGGAGAAGGGAAGGTGAAGTGGCAAGGATGACTGTAAACAATTTTGAAGATCGTGATGTGTCAcaactaaatgatgacataaGCACTGGGCTTACAGAAGTTGAGAAGAGACTTTGCAAACAATTCGCCAGAGTGGaattgagggggaaaaaaggacGAAAGGTTGCTGTGATCCTGACCCCTGATATGACTGCTAACCTGTCACTCCTCATTAGTAAGAGGAAAGAGTGTGGAGTAACTGAAAACAACAATTACCTCTTCGCTATTCCTTGTAGTGATGGTCATTACAGAGGACAGTTTGGTCAATTTGCAGATGCTTGTGGAGCCGAAGATCCTCAAAACCTCAGATCAACTAACCTTCGCAAACAGATCGCCACAATAAGCCAAGTCATGAACTTGAAAGATAATGAACTGGACCAGCTGGCCGACTTTCTCGGCCATGACATTAGGGTGCATAGGGAGTACTATCGACTGCCCCAATCAACGATTCAGCTGGCTAAGATCTCAAAGCTGCTTATGGCTATGGAGAAGGGAAGTGTGAAGGATATTCAAGGAAAATCTCTGGATGAAATTGGTG ATGACATAGACAAAATGGATACAGGATCACAGCAACTCCCTAATGTTTCCACATTGCAAG ACAATGAAGAAATGTTGACTTCTGGGACTTTTGGATCACCTCATCTCTCCGAGACTGCAGCTCAAG ATGACCAGGGGAACTCTGCCTGTGTAACTTCTGGTTCACCTCATCTCCCTGACTCCGTTACTCAAG GTTTCTGTGTTTCATCAAGGCGGTGTACGAAGAGACCATGGTCTGAGGAGGAGATACAAGCGGTGATGAAACATCTAAGGCCTTTTGTTGAAAACGGTGTCACTGCCACCAGCGGGCAGTGCAAGGAAAAGGAACACCCTATCTTGGAGACCAGATCCATTCAAAACATTAGAGATTTTGTCCGCAACAGAGGCTTGGCCTTTAAAAGGCATTCAAATGCTAAACGCTAA
- the LOC121705894 gene encoding uncharacterized protein LOC121705894 isoform X9, with protein sequence MPRRTTPLQDATNHILAGRDKNSMLEIKYINPVKGRGIFTLAVFNQGDFVVEYRGELIDAAEAEHRRKLYHNACSIFMFDFTWKRKTWCIDGALEDGSFGRLVNDEHKAPNCRMKLIEADGKPHLCLFALKEIMAGTEITYDYGGKEWPWRKETQLSGGSFPSGQHSVAELSDHAHDLEPNVFSTDLFRDTELRAECQSSTPTPDNPAHEVHCVRGQCGTSSAKEGIGEVGVQHQEVLSPVFSAELASETESRSGCQSSRAAPNDSACEVHCVRGQCGTSPIPSFTEEVGVQHQEVLSPVFSAELASETESRSGCQSSRAVPNDSACECTIHKLVFESLRIDKCWICHSPFTSIRWHGVRCKQCCGVWHKICLQKSSEDWDISDDDVSSGDEYIPESVSDSESSGTELSAELAEPSKKSHTNMPDLVTFAHPEPESSESVSDSESSGTELSVKLPEPSKKSHTNMPDLVTFAEPDPEPEPESTVDILGQSKSPTKSGKFLKSQVNYCFVCGKPQTKFARHLEKHVNENAEIAQALQFPKSSKDRRVLLEKFRNLGNFKHNSTVKTTGSGCLKVKRSSKQSSSPETYDYCLYCKGMLSRKELSRHMKRCALRPENNVEEGPEWTERVIGIASAQFTMSQPISSELWSVLGKMHKDDVSTAIRNDHYLMQFAQSLFNKHGSDRSKHEYIRQKVRELGRLLVTLRHTTRIHNMEEAIKPGNFFTLTGAVKRVSGFDHQHNTFKAPSLALKIGHSLRKISDLIMCRALMEEDQEGVDSIKRFHTLHETKWSELVSHSALSNLSEAKYNKSTRLPLAKDVQKLQLYLGQQVELAKEKLADNPTAGTYAALAKVTLCQVILFNRRREGEVARMTVNNFEDRDVSQLNDDISTGLTEVEKRLCKQFARVELRGKKGRKVAVILTPDMTANLSLLISKRKECGVTENNNYLFAIPCSDGHYRGQFGQFADACGAEDPQNLRSTNLRKQIATISQVMNLKDNELDQLADFLGHDIRVHREYYRLPQSTIQLAKISKLLMAMEKGSVKDIQGKSLDEIGDDIDKMDTGSQQLPNVSTLQDNEEMLTSGTFGSPHLSETAAQDDQGNSACVTSGSPHLPDSVTQGFCVSSRRCTKRPWSEEEIQAVMKHLRPFVENGVTATSGQCKEKEHPILETRSIQNIRDFVRNRGLAFKRHSNAKR encoded by the exons ATGCCACGGAGAACTACTCCTCTTCAGGATGCCACTAATCACATCCTTGCAGGAAGAGACAAGAATTCAATGTTAGAGATCAAATATATTAATCCAGTTAAAG GTCGTGGTATCTTCACTTTAGCTGTTTTCAATCAAGGAGACTTTGTGGTGGAGTATAGAGGGGAGCTCATTGATGCAGCTGAAGCTGAACATAGACGTAAACTGTACCACAATGCATGTTCGATCTTCATGTTTGACTTCACATGGAAGCGGAAGACATGGTG TATTGATGGAGCACTTGAAGATGGGTCATTTGGACGACTGGTAAACGATGAGCACAAGGCACCAAATTGCAGAATGAAGTTGATCGAAGCAGATGggaagccacatctctgcctttttgCACTGAAGGAAATTATGGCTGGAACTGAAATCACTTATGACTATGGTGGGAAAGAATGGCCCTGGCGTAAAGAG ACACAACTCAGTGGTGGAAGTTTCCCTTCTGGCCAACACTCCGTTGCAGAGCTTAGTGACCACGCCCATGACTTGGAACCCAATGTTTTCTCTACAGACTTATTCAGAG ACACCGAATTGAGAGCAGAGTGTCAGTCATCCACTCCCACACCAGACAACCCTGCGCATGAG GTGCACTGTGTCAGAGGTCAGTGTGGCACTTCTTCTGCGAAAGAGGGGATTGGAGAAGTTGGTGTCCAGCACCAGGAGGTGTTATCCCCTGTGTTCTCAGCAGAGCTTGCCAGTG AGACTGAATCAAGATCAGGGTGTCAATCATCCAGAGCCGCGCCAAATGACTCTGCTTGTGAG GTGCACTGTGTCAGAGGTCAGTGTGGCACTTCTCCAATCCCCTCTTTCACAGAAGAAGTTGGTGTCCAGCACCAGGAGGTGTTATCCCCTGTGTTCTCAGCAGAGCTTGCCAGTG AGACCGAATCAAGATCAGGGTGTCAATCATCCAGAGCTGTGCCAAATGACTCTGCTTGTGAG TGTACAATCCATAAGCTGGTTTTTGAATCGTTGAGAATTGACAAATGCTGGATATGCCATTCACCTTTCACATCTATCAGATGGCACGGTGTAAGATGCAAAC AATGCTGTGGTGTGTGGCACAAAATCTGCCTCCAGAAGTCCTCAGAAGACTGGGATATATCAGAT GATGATGTCTCATCTGGTGATGAGTACATCCCAGAGTCTGTATCGGATTCAGAAAGCTCAGGAACAGAGTTGAGTGCCGAGTTGGCTGAACCATCCAAGAAGTCCCATACCAATATGCCTGATTTAGTTACTTTTGCTCACCCAGAACCAGAAAGCTCAGAGTCTGTATCGGATTCAGAAAGCTCAGGAACAGAGTTGAGTGTCAAGTTGCCTGAACCATCCAAGAAGTCCCATACCAATATGCCTGATTTAGTTACTTTTGCTGAACCAGACCCCGAACCAGAACCAGAAAGCACTGTGGATATTCTTGGCCAAAGTAAATCCCCAACCAAATCAGGAAAATTCCTTAAAAGCCAAGTCAATTATTGTTTTGTATGTGGGAAACCTCAAACAAAATTTGCACGTCATCTCGAGAAGcatgtaaatgaaaatgctgAAATCGCACAGGCACTCCAGTTCCCCAAATCATCAAAGGACAGAAGGGTTCTTCTTGAGAAATTCCGAAACCTTGGCAACTTCAAGCATAACTCGACTGTTAAAACCACAGGGTCAGGCTGTCTTAAAGTGAAAAGGAGTTCCAAACAGAGTAGCAGCCCTGAGACATATGATTACTGCTTGTACTGTAAGGGTATGTTATCCAGAAAAGAACTTTCTCGACATATGAAAAGATGTGCTCTAAGACCCGAGAATAATGTTGAAGAGGGACCTGAGTGGACAGAGAGGGTCATTGGTATAGCATCTGCTCAATTTACAATGTCCCAGCCAATTTCAAGTGAACTTTGGTCAGTGCTGGGCAAAATGCACAAGGATGACGTGTCCACTGCAATAAGGAATGATCATTATCTCATGCAGTTTGCCCAGTCCCTCTTTAATAAGCATGGGAGTGACAGATCAAAGCATGAGTATATAAGACAGAAAGTAAGGGAACTTGGGAGATTACTTGTGACTTTGCGCCACACAACTAGAATCCATAACATGGAAGAGGCAATAAAACCAGGCAACTTCTTTACTCTTACTGGTGCTGTTAAGAGAGTTTCAGGTTTTGATcaccaacacaacacattcaaaGCCCCAAGTCTGGCTCTTAAAATTGGGCATTCTCTCAGAAAGATAAGTGACCTCATCATGTGTCGTGCCCTAATGGAAGAGGACCAAGAGGGGGTCGATTCCATCAAGAGGTTTCATACACTTCATGAAACAAAGTGGTCTGAATTAGTTTCCCATTCTGCCTTATCAAACCTGAGTGAGGCAAAATACAATAAGAGCACCAGGCTTCCACTGGCCAAAGACGTTCAGAAGCTGCAGTTATATCTTGGTCAGCAAGTGGAATTGGCTAAGGAGAAACTAGCCGATAACCCAACAGCAGGCACTTATGCAGCACTAGCAAAGGTGACCCTCTGTCAAGTCATTTTGTTTAATAGGAGAAGGGAAGGTGAAGTGGCAAGGATGACTGTAAACAATTTTGAAGATCGTGATGTGTCAcaactaaatgatgacataaGCACTGGGCTTACAGAAGTTGAGAAGAGACTTTGCAAACAATTCGCCAGAGTGGaattgagggggaaaaaaggacGAAAGGTTGCTGTGATCCTGACCCCTGATATGACTGCTAACCTGTCACTCCTCATTAGTAAGAGGAAAGAGTGTGGAGTAACTGAAAACAACAATTACCTCTTCGCTATTCCTTGTAGTGATGGTCATTACAGAGGACAGTTTGGTCAATTTGCAGATGCTTGTGGAGCCGAAGATCCTCAAAACCTCAGATCAACTAACCTTCGCAAACAGATCGCCACAATAAGCCAAGTCATGAACTTGAAAGATAATGAACTGGACCAGCTGGCCGACTTTCTCGGCCATGACATTAGGGTGCATAGGGAGTACTATCGACTGCCCCAATCAACGATTCAGCTGGCTAAGATCTCAAAGCTGCTTATGGCTATGGAGAAGGGAAGTGTGAAGGATATTCAAGGAAAATCTCTGGATGAAATTGGTG ATGACATAGACAAAATGGATACAGGATCACAGCAACTCCCTAATGTTTCCACATTGCAAG ACAATGAAGAAATGTTGACTTCTGGGACTTTTGGATCACCTCATCTCTCCGAGACTGCAGCTCAAG ATGACCAGGGGAACTCTGCCTGTGTAACTTCTGGTTCACCTCATCTCCCTGACTCCGTTACTCAAG GTTTCTGTGTTTCATCAAGGCGGTGTACGAAGAGACCATGGTCTGAGGAGGAGATACAAGCGGTGATGAAACATCTAAGGCCTTTTGTTGAAAACGGTGTCACTGCCACCAGCGGGCAGTGCAAGGAAAAGGAACACCCTATCTTGGAGACCAGATCCATTCAAAACATTAGAGATTTTGTCCGCAACAGAGGCTTGGCCTTTAAAAGGCATTCAAATGCTAAACGCTAA